Within the Gammaproteobacteria bacterium genome, the region TGCTGTTTTTTCTCTACCCGCGCCTGCCGGCGAAGCAAATCATCGGCACCGACCTCGCGCATGCCGTGCCGCTCACCGCCGTTGCTGGCCTGGGACACGCGCATCTCGGCACCGTGGACTACATACTGCTGGCGAATCTATTGATCGGGTCGCTGCCAGGCATATACCTGGGCAGCAATCTGGGCGTAAAGCTTCCGGACTACGTCACCCGCCCGGCACTCGCAACCATGCTGCTTTTCATTGGCGTAAAGTTTGCCGCACCGATCTTCTGATTGCGCCCGCCCGGCCAGAACGGCCGTTCCCGGCCGGTGTTGGGCTTTTGCTCCCCAGGCTTCCTAACAGTGCAGACGGCGGTAGGTTTCTATCATTCCCGCCATTTGGTCTTTCAGAAACAGCTTTTGCTTCTTCAGGGTTTCCAAATGCAGGTCGTCCATGTTGCCGTTACCGGAGGTGACCTGGGTGACTTGACGTTTGAGTTCCGCGTGTTTGTTGTAGAGCCTTCTGAAATTGAGATCTTTGACTAACAGGGTATCCACGATTTTCCGATCGAATTCAAACATCGACTGCCCCCTTTCCGTTAAGAAGTCAGGTTGATCAGTTTACCCGGGCATGGATGCCGCGAGCGGTAGGAATGCGGCAATACCCGGCAATGAAGAATCCCTTTTTTTAACCCTAGACCACAATAAAGATTTGCTCAAGCCAAAAATTGAATTTAATTGAAAAGTCTGAAAATACATTGGCATAATGGGGAAAAGCTGCATGATATTTTTAATCCGCCATTAACGTCCTGCCCGCCCAAGATTTTTCGCCGGCAAAAAGAAAAAACTCCGGCAGCTCTCGCTGCCGGAGTTTTATTGTTAAGCGCCTGGCGGTGTCCTACTTTCGCATGGGTTAAACCACACTATCATCGGCGCTGAGCGTCTTCACTTCCGAGTTCGGGATGGGATCGGGTGGTTCCCGCTCGCTATCTCCACCAGGCAAACCGGTTGGGTGCGCGGCCATGCTCCGCCGCAGCACTGTAAAAAAATGGGAAGTTGCGTAAAGGGGTATATTGTTTCGCGCAACCATCATCGCCCCAAACTGCTTGGGGTTATATGGTCAAGTCTCACGGTCAATTAGTACTGGTTAGCTCCGTCCGTTGCCGGACTTCCACACCCAGCCTATCAACGCCGTCGTCTTCGGCGGACCTTCAGGGGGCTTAAAGCCCCGGGGAGACCTCATCTCGAGGGGGGGTTCACGCTTAGATGCTTTCAGCGTTTATCCCGTCCGTACATAGCTACCCGGCTGTGC harbors:
- a CDS encoding YdcH family protein; its protein translation is MDTLLVKDLNFRRLYNKHAELKRQVTQVTSGNGNMDDLHLETLKKQKLFLKDQMAGMIETYRRLHC